From Toxorhynchites rutilus septentrionalis strain SRP chromosome 2, ASM2978413v1, whole genome shotgun sequence, a single genomic window includes:
- the LOC129764370 gene encoding uncharacterized protein LOC129764370: MSQPPMESELYSDDSVCVCLSKPKESTSGNKVKPVAVTFSGSLQPLPQTDGAKFEEEARKIWDSMSEKFCACRRAKFLEEIRNNRSEAQRDNAIMKLKIIAYRSENAEMLERIKEKYNNNN, translated from the exons ATGTCACAACCTCCAATGGAGTCTGAACTTTATTCTGATG ATTCCGTTTGCGTATGCCTTTCAAAACCGAAGGAATCAACATCCGGCAACAAGGTGAAACCAGTCGCTGTCACGTTCTCCGGAAGTCTACAGCCTCTACCACAAACCGATGGCGCTAAGTTCGAGGAAGAAGCCAGAAAAATATGGGATTCGATGTCGGAAAAATTTTGCGCTTGTCGAAGGGcaaaatttttggaagaaatcagAAATAACAGAAGCGAAGCACAGCGCGATAACGCAATTATGAAACTAAAAATAATAGCGTATCGTTCGGAGAACGCAGAGATGCTGGAacgaattaaggaaaaatataacaataacaattga